One Setaria viridis chromosome 3, Setaria_viridis_v4.0, whole genome shotgun sequence DNA window includes the following coding sequences:
- the LOC117848829 gene encoding uncharacterized protein isoform X3 produces MKGTPAPLNILLLLLLLFLHLLPPALALPWCRPRRGATPPERRRHERMVTLLRPHRHAHGPAAVSVRLSRSHSRHQLPSSPPCGPRRSSALRPMAQDPSHPHRQSSKDTAAPPPPPQEQPEQPEIAPPRPPSQPPRDVVQEASSSSSSTGSDAGSSWLQLGIGPSSTSPPPPPSSRRKRQRTDEAGPSTSVHPGAAPPTLPPPPQLRLSLQPGPSSSAPAAAVGAVVAAAPPPPAHEAGTWFLLRAAQNQRREPPLPQIPRSYLRVSRDGRMTVRVVMRYLVNKLGLDDDSQAMCV; encoded by the exons ATGAAAGGCACCCCTGCCCCCTTGAacattcttctcctcctcctcctcctcttcttgcacCTCCTCCCTCCTGCGCTCGCTCTCCCATGGTgtcggccgcggcgcggcgcaacGCCACCAGAGAGGAGGAGGCATGAGAGGATGGTGACGCTGCTCCGGCCGCACCGCCACGCCCATGGGCCGGCCGCCGTCAGCGTTCGCCTCAGCAGAAGCCACAGCCGCCACCAattgccgtcgtcgccgccctgTGGTCCTCGCCGTAGCAGCGCCCTGAGGCCCATGGCACAGGACCCCTCCCACCCGCACCGGCAGAGCAGCAAGGAcaccgccgcgccaccgccgccgccgcaggagcagCCCGAGCAGCCGGAGatagcgccgccgcggccgccgtcgcagcCCCCGCGCGACGTCGTCCAGGAAgccagtagcagcagcagcagcaccggcaGCGACGCCGGCTCCTCCTGGCTGCAGCTCGGGATCGGCCCGtcctcgacgtcgccgccgccgccgccgtcctcgcggcGGAAACGACAAAGAACCGATGAGGCGGGTCCCTCGACGTCCGTACATCCGGGAGCCGCGCCCCcgacgctcccgccgccgccgcagctgcggCTCTCTCTACAGCCGGGGCCTTCGTCCTCGGccccggcagcggcggtgggggcagtggtggcggcggcgccgccaccgcccgcccacGAGGCCGGCACGTGGTtcctgctccgggcggcgcagaACCA GAGGAGGGAGCCGCCATTGCCGCAGATTCCGAGGAGCTACTTGAGGGTTAG CAGAGACGGGAGGATGACAGTTAGAGTAGTGATGAGGTACCTGGTTAACAAGCTGGGGCTTGACGACGATTCACAG GCTATGTGCGTGTAG
- the LOC117848829 gene encoding uncharacterized protein isoform X4: protein MKGTPAPLNILLLLLLLFLHLLPPALALPWCRPRRGATPPERRRHERMVTLLRPHRHAHGPAAVSVRLSRSHSRHQLPSSPPCGPRRSSALRPMAQDPSHPHRQSSKDTAAPPPPPQEQPEQPEIAPPRPPSQPPRDVVQEASSSSSSTGSDAGSSWLQLGIGPSSTSPPPPPSSRRKRQRTDEAGPSTSVHPGAAPPTLPPPPQLRLSLQPGPSSSAPAAAVGAVVAAAPPPPAHEAGTWFLLRAAQNQRREPPLPQIPRSYLRVRDGRMTVRVVMRYLVNKLGLDDDSQAMCV, encoded by the exons ATGAAAGGCACCCCTGCCCCCTTGAacattcttctcctcctcctcctcctcttcttgcacCTCCTCCCTCCTGCGCTCGCTCTCCCATGGTgtcggccgcggcgcggcgcaacGCCACCAGAGAGGAGGAGGCATGAGAGGATGGTGACGCTGCTCCGGCCGCACCGCCACGCCCATGGGCCGGCCGCCGTCAGCGTTCGCCTCAGCAGAAGCCACAGCCGCCACCAattgccgtcgtcgccgccctgTGGTCCTCGCCGTAGCAGCGCCCTGAGGCCCATGGCACAGGACCCCTCCCACCCGCACCGGCAGAGCAGCAAGGAcaccgccgcgccaccgccgccgccgcaggagcagCCCGAGCAGCCGGAGatagcgccgccgcggccgccgtcgcagcCCCCGCGCGACGTCGTCCAGGAAgccagtagcagcagcagcagcaccggcaGCGACGCCGGCTCCTCCTGGCTGCAGCTCGGGATCGGCCCGtcctcgacgtcgccgccgccgccgccgtcctcgcggcGGAAACGACAAAGAACCGATGAGGCGGGTCCCTCGACGTCCGTACATCCGGGAGCCGCGCCCCcgacgctcccgccgccgccgcagctgcggCTCTCTCTACAGCCGGGGCCTTCGTCCTCGGccccggcagcggcggtgggggcagtggtggcggcggcgccgccaccgcccgcccacGAGGCCGGCACGTGGTtcctgctccgggcggcgcagaACCA GAGGAGGGAGCCGCCATTGCCGCAGATTCCGAGGAGCTACTTGAGGGTTAG AGACGGGAGGATGACAGTTAGAGTAGTGATGAGGTACCTGGTTAACAAGCTGGGGCTTGACGACGATTCACAG GCTATGTGCGTGTAG